One region of Halohasta litchfieldiae genomic DNA includes:
- a CDS encoding L-aspartate oxidase, which translates to MAGESTPNQPTSKEPEPRTVDVLVVGSGIAGCAAALAAAREGEEILLVTKASEPEDASSDWAQGGIATTRGDPESLKTDIIEASADTADPAAVDVLVDNAAPAIRDVLLDTLGIDFDTLGQEAEYDFAREAAHSEDRILHVDASTGQHILRPFLSYLSEVDNVTILEDTTALELIRHEGRVHGALLDTEPDGEPVFAGATILATGGIGDCFEQSTNPPGSTGDGIGMAFLAGADVEDMEYVQFHPTAAAVDDPFLLSEAVRGEGGVLRNAEGERFMPDYHEDAELAPRDVVARAVLDEIDATGSVHLDVSPLAEPFDEAFPNLAATCQEHGIDWRAGIPIAPCEHFLCGGIDVDGHGRASLDRLYAVGECAHTGVHGANRLASTSLLEGLVWGLRAGEDATGYDPESIEVQRLQNSDPALPERFAGEKFHRLTTIMSGELGLRRTTDGIASARGVLRRLKGEVDAYTRTRTSRGLYELRNATVVAILIATAAAENDESVGCHYLEPPQEEATSPPAEAGPE; encoded by the coding sequence ATGGCCGGTGAGTCGACCCCGAACCAGCCGACGTCCAAGGAGCCGGAGCCGCGCACAGTTGACGTGCTCGTCGTCGGCTCGGGAATCGCTGGCTGCGCGGCAGCACTCGCCGCCGCCCGCGAGGGCGAGGAGATACTGCTCGTCACCAAAGCCAGCGAGCCCGAAGACGCCTCTTCAGACTGGGCACAGGGTGGTATCGCTACCACTCGTGGCGACCCGGAATCGCTTAAAACCGATATCATCGAAGCCAGTGCTGACACGGCCGATCCGGCCGCAGTCGACGTCCTCGTCGACAACGCGGCCCCCGCGATCCGCGACGTACTACTCGACACCCTCGGTATTGATTTCGATACCCTCGGCCAAGAAGCGGAGTACGACTTCGCCCGCGAGGCAGCCCATTCGGAGGATCGAATTCTCCACGTCGACGCCTCGACGGGCCAACACATCCTCAGGCCCTTTTTATCCTACTTAAGCGAGGTCGACAACGTCACGATCCTCGAAGACACGACTGCGCTCGAACTGATCCGCCACGAGGGACGGGTCCACGGCGCACTGCTCGATACCGAACCGGACGGCGAACCGGTGTTCGCTGGCGCAACGATCCTCGCAACGGGCGGGATCGGCGACTGCTTCGAGCAGTCGACCAATCCCCCCGGTTCGACGGGCGACGGAATTGGGATGGCGTTTCTCGCCGGAGCCGACGTCGAGGATATGGAGTACGTCCAGTTCCATCCGACCGCCGCCGCAGTCGACGACCCGTTCCTCCTCAGCGAAGCCGTCCGCGGTGAGGGCGGCGTGCTCCGCAATGCCGAGGGCGAGCGGTTCATGCCCGACTACCACGAAGACGCTGAACTCGCACCCCGCGATGTCGTCGCTCGCGCAGTGCTAGACGAGATCGATGCCACCGGCTCGGTCCACCTCGATGTCTCGCCGCTGGCCGAACCGTTCGACGAGGCGTTTCCGAACCTCGCGGCCACCTGCCAAGAGCACGGAATCGACTGGCGCGCCGGGATTCCGATTGCGCCCTGTGAACACTTCCTCTGTGGTGGGATCGACGTCGACGGCCACGGTCGAGCTAGTCTCGACCGCCTGTATGCGGTCGGCGAATGTGCCCACACCGGCGTCCACGGGGCCAACCGGCTGGCCTCCACGAGCCTCTTGGAGGGCCTCGTCTGGGGCCTCCGCGCTGGCGAGGATGCAACCGGATACGACCCCGAGAGTATCGAGGTCCAGCGGCTCCAGAACAGCGATCCAGCGCTTCCGGAACGGTTCGCGGGTGAGAAGTTCCACCGGCTGACGACGATCATGAGTGGAGAACTCGGCTTACGGCGAACAACTGACGGCATTGCCAGTGCGCGTGGAGTTCTCCGTCGACTCAAAGGTGAGGTCGACGCCTATACGCGGACCCGAACCTCGCGGGGACTCTACGAACTCCGAAACGCCACTGTCGTGGCCATCCTCATTGCGACTGCAGCTGCCGAAAACGACGAAAGCGTGGGGTGTCACTACCTTGAACCCCCACAAGAGGAGGCTACCAGCCCGCCAGCCGAGGCAGGACCAGAGTAA
- the nadC gene encoding carboxylating nicotinate-nucleotide diphosphorylase, with protein MLTSDQIEGWLREDVGHHDVTNDVPGETTGRLVAKESGVAAGIEAAAAVFEYLDVTTETPVSDGDRIEAGDILLRTTGTARETLRAERVAVNLAGHASGIATKTRQAVDRAEEVGSDVRIAGTRKTTPGLRGIEKRAVVAGGGDTHRLDLSHMVMIKDNHIAELGLETAVSQFRERVSFATKIEVEAESAVQAKRAVDAGADIVLLDNFPPTELSDVVDSLSGSIDNADRKVLIEASGGITVDTVTDYAATGVDIISMGSLTHSAETLDYSFRTN; from the coding sequence ATGCTCACGAGCGACCAGATCGAGGGCTGGCTCCGCGAGGACGTCGGCCACCACGACGTAACCAACGACGTTCCCGGCGAGACGACGGGTCGACTCGTCGCCAAAGAAAGCGGCGTTGCAGCCGGAATCGAGGCCGCCGCAGCCGTCTTCGAGTATCTCGACGTGACCACTGAGACACCGGTTTCGGATGGCGACCGAATTGAGGCAGGCGATATCCTTCTCCGAACCACAGGCACGGCCCGTGAGACGCTCCGAGCCGAACGCGTGGCGGTTAACCTCGCCGGTCATGCCTCCGGCATCGCAACGAAAACACGGCAGGCAGTCGACCGTGCCGAGGAGGTCGGCTCCGATGTCAGAATTGCGGGCACACGCAAGACGACCCCCGGACTTCGGGGAATCGAAAAGCGCGCAGTAGTCGCTGGCGGCGGTGACACCCATCGCCTCGATCTCTCACATATGGTGATGATCAAGGACAACCACATCGCCGAACTCGGGCTCGAAACGGCTGTCTCGCAGTTCCGTGAGCGCGTCTCTTTTGCCACCAAAATCGAGGTCGAAGCCGAGTCAGCCGTTCAGGCTAAACGAGCAGTCGACGCTGGAGCCGACATCGTTCTCCTCGACAACTTCCCACCAACCGAACTGAGTGATGTCGTCGACAGCCTATCTGGATCAATCGACAACGCCGACCGGAAGGTCCTCATCGAAGCCAGTGGTGGCATTACAGTCGACACAGTTACGGACTACGCGGCGACCGGCGTCGACATCATCTCGATGGGATCGCTAACCCACTCTGCAGAGACGCTCGACTACTCGTTTCGAACAAACTAA
- a CDS encoding MOSC domain-containing protein encodes MTDISPTVDRLTIYPIKSLDGWSVESVPIVDNGGLAGDREFALFDAEDTYVNGKREQQIHQIRATYQGDGANIDAVQLSTVETEPRRFTVDELADGHAVDWLSDHVGYPVSIARDQAGGYPDDTTASGPTIISTATIETVALWFDGISTDGMRRRLRPNIELGGVPAFWEDHLFDDRNHHVMFSIGDVSFRGINPCQRCVVPSRNPDTGAEYDGFQSTFVEKREETLPDWSGGDWFDHHFRLMLNTMVPESEWGKKISVGDSVEVDQAVPADE; translated from the coding sequence ATGACAGATATCAGTCCGACAGTCGACCGACTAACGATCTATCCGATCAAATCGTTGGACGGATGGTCGGTGGAGTCGGTCCCGATTGTCGACAATGGCGGACTGGCTGGCGACCGGGAGTTTGCGCTGTTTGATGCCGAGGACACCTACGTCAACGGGAAGCGAGAACAGCAGATCCATCAGATTCGTGCTACTTACCAGGGCGATGGAGCCAACATCGATGCCGTACAACTCTCGACAGTCGAGACGGAGCCACGTCGGTTCACGGTCGACGAACTTGCAGACGGCCACGCTGTCGACTGGCTCAGTGATCACGTAGGCTACCCGGTCTCGATAGCTCGCGATCAGGCCGGTGGCTATCCCGATGACACTACTGCCTCGGGACCGACGATCATCAGTACCGCAACAATCGAGACAGTGGCCTTGTGGTTTGATGGGATCAGCACGGACGGAATGCGTCGACGCCTGCGGCCGAATATCGAACTCGGTGGGGTGCCTGCGTTCTGGGAGGATCACCTGTTCGACGACCGGAACCACCACGTGATGTTTTCAATTGGCGACGTGTCGTTCCGGGGCATTAACCCCTGTCAGCGGTGTGTGGTTCCATCACGTAATCCCGATACCGGCGCAGAGTACGATGGCTTTCAGTCGACCTTCGTCGAGAAACGGGAGGAGACACTCCCCGACTGGAGCGGCGGCGACTGGTTCGATCATCATTTCCGGCTGATGCTCAATACGATGGTTCCAGAATCTGAGTGGGGCAAGAAAATCAGTGTCGGTGATTCGGTCGAGGTGGATCAGGCAGTCCCTGCCGACGAGTAG
- a CDS encoding archaeal proteasome endopeptidase complex subunit alpha, whose translation MRGNDQQAYDRGTSLFSPDGRIYQVEYAREAVSRGAPSVGLRTTEGVILAAQSRAGSPLMESESIEKLHKLDDHVGAASAGHVADARQLVDFARQQGQVNRLRYGEPIDVEALTKELTDHIQENTQRGGTRPYGAALLVGGIQNGTPRLFAADPSGTPNEWKATVIGGSGREIQEFLEDEWTDEVDLQTGLGLAAQALRVANDELGPSEVSISTVTVDDGYQSLSVDEIEDVFAEAEIDLSEDEADE comes from the coding sequence ATGAGAGGTAACGACCAGCAGGCCTACGACCGAGGGACCTCGCTGTTTTCGCCGGACGGGCGGATCTATCAGGTTGAGTACGCACGCGAGGCCGTCTCGCGGGGTGCACCGAGTGTCGGTCTCCGAACCACCGAGGGCGTCATCCTCGCAGCCCAGAGCCGGGCCGGATCGCCGCTGATGGAGTCCGAAAGTATCGAGAAGCTCCACAAGCTCGACGACCACGTCGGCGCGGCCAGCGCTGGCCACGTGGCCGACGCCCGCCAGCTGGTCGACTTCGCTCGCCAACAGGGCCAAGTCAACCGGCTCCGCTACGGCGAGCCAATCGATGTCGAGGCACTCACCAAGGAACTCACCGACCACATTCAGGAAAACACTCAGCGCGGTGGCACCCGACCGTACGGGGCAGCCCTCCTCGTTGGTGGCATCCAGAACGGCACACCGCGGCTGTTCGCAGCCGATCCCTCCGGCACACCCAACGAGTGGAAAGCGACCGTCATCGGCGGCTCCGGCCGTGAGATTCAGGAGTTCCTCGAAGACGAATGGACCGACGAGGTCGACCTCCAGACCGGGCTCGGGCTCGCCGCACAGGCACTGCGCGTCGCCAACGACGAACTCGGACCGAGCGAAGTCAGCATCTCGACGGTCACTGTCGACGATGGCTACCAGTCGCTGTCAGTCGACGAGATCGAAGACGTCTTCGCCGAGGCAGAGATCGACCTCTCCGAGGACGAAGCCGACGAGTAA
- a CDS encoding 5' nucleotidase, NT5C type — MTLRLNRGPSRTVLLDVDGTLCDNTPRLIEYVKAECGVALTREQITEWSFSIPGTELDIGDLLHRAIDERPEWFLLGMEPIDGAAEAARWLSQQGHTVRIATHRPAESHPITAQWLDEHDVPHDEIIDDVPRNKGRLAGDILIDDYHVNVKNALAAGKAAGLFVQPYSDPAVCGEAVVAETWSTMLAELGRIHPVTNGD, encoded by the coding sequence ATGACACTCCGGCTGAATCGAGGGCCATCCAGAACGGTACTCCTCGATGTCGACGGGACGCTGTGTGACAACACGCCGAGACTCATCGAGTACGTCAAAGCCGAATGTGGGGTCGCACTCACTCGCGAGCAGATCACCGAGTGGTCGTTTTCGATTCCCGGAACCGAGCTGGATATCGGTGATCTGCTCCACCGCGCAATCGACGAGCGGCCCGAATGGTTTCTACTGGGAATGGAGCCAATCGATGGCGCGGCTGAGGCTGCCCGATGGTTGAGCCAACAGGGCCACACCGTCCGGATCGCCACCCATCGCCCCGCCGAGAGCCACCCGATCACCGCTCAATGGCTCGACGAACACGACGTGCCACACGACGAAATCATCGACGACGTACCCCGGAACAAGGGTCGACTGGCTGGTGACATTTTAATCGATGACTACCATGTCAACGTGAAAAACGCGCTCGCGGCTGGGAAGGCGGCTGGACTGTTCGTTCAGCCCTACAGCGATCCAGCAGTCTGTGGCGAGGCGGTCGTCGCCGAAACGTGGTCCACAATGCTCGCGGAGTTAGGCCGTATACACCCGGTTACAAACGGCGATTAA
- a CDS encoding dihydrofolate reductase, which translates to MSTDDHHPTIALIAAVAENGVIGVDGEMPWHLPADLKHFKETTMGHPVIMGRRTYESIAADIDGPLPSRTNIVLSRGSPEVPDSVVVADSVDAAVEAARQAAGDTETVYVIGGATVYKQFLPQADRLVLTEIESTYAGDTSFPDWERNDWQEVSRDERDGFAFVKYRR; encoded by the coding sequence ATGTCGACTGACGACCACCACCCCACAATCGCGCTCATCGCAGCGGTCGCCGAAAACGGTGTCATCGGTGTCGACGGCGAGATGCCGTGGCATCTGCCTGCTGATCTCAAGCATTTCAAGGAGACGACGATGGGGCATCCCGTCATTATGGGTCGACGAACGTACGAGAGTATCGCCGCTGACATCGATGGCCCGCTACCGAGCCGGACGAACATCGTGCTGAGTCGCGGCTCGCCAGAGGTGCCCGACAGTGTCGTTGTCGCGGATTCAGTCGACGCAGCCGTTGAGGCTGCCCGGCAGGCCGCTGGTGACACCGAAACGGTGTACGTGATCGGCGGGGCAACGGTTTATAAACAGTTTCTCCCGCAGGCCGACCGACTGGTGCTTACCGAGATCGAGTCGACCTACGCGGGCGACACATCGTTCCCCGACTGGGAGCGCAATGATTGGCAGGAAGTGAGTCGAGACGAGCGAGATGGGTTTGCGTTCGTCAAATATCGCCGATAG
- the thyA gene encoding thymidylate synthase codes for MQQYLDLVDSTLAGGNYKPNRTGVDTISSFSQQYTVDLQEGFPLLTTKDLSGFRWNSLIHEFKWYLSGEEHIRNLREETGIWDAWADDEGRLDTAYGRFWRRFPVPEEGLDGEAWPEDDHRWRNDDGTFDQIQYVIDTLQESPNSRRLVVSAWHPANAAVSTLPPCHYTFVFNVQGDRLNCHLTQRSGDIALGVPFNIAAYSLLTHAVAQETGFKPGKFGHTVVDAHVYCGKGDRGAWYDDNLAELQSRLGEVDTKAEYLDVREWLTETAPTESDESDGYDHVPGLLTQLSREPRSRPAIEIADKPLDELTFEDIQLTDYDPADGIQFSVAE; via the coding sequence ATGCAGCAATATCTCGATCTCGTCGACAGCACGCTTGCGGGCGGCAACTACAAGCCGAACCGAACCGGCGTAGACACGATCTCGTCGTTCAGCCAACAGTACACCGTCGACCTCCAAGAGGGGTTCCCACTGTTGACCACCAAGGATCTCTCGGGGTTCCGGTGGAACTCCCTCATCCACGAGTTCAAATGGTATCTCTCCGGCGAGGAACACATCCGTAACCTTCGCGAGGAGACTGGGATCTGGGATGCGTGGGCCGACGACGAGGGTCGGTTAGACACTGCCTACGGTCGATTCTGGCGGCGGTTTCCGGTGCCCGAAGAGGGTCTCGACGGCGAGGCATGGCCCGAGGATGACCACCGGTGGCGGAACGACGACGGCACCTTCGATCAGATTCAGTACGTGATTGATACGCTTCAGGAGTCGCCGAACTCCCGTCGACTCGTCGTCTCGGCGTGGCATCCCGCCAACGCCGCGGTCAGCACGCTGCCGCCCTGCCACTACACCTTTGTGTTCAACGTTCAGGGCGACCGACTCAACTGCCATCTCACCCAGCGCTCGGGCGACATTGCCCTCGGCGTCCCGTTCAATATTGCCGCCTACTCGCTTTTGACCCATGCCGTTGCCCAAGAAACCGGGTTCAAGCCGGGGAAGTTCGGCCATACAGTCGTCGACGCCCACGTCTACTGTGGCAAAGGCGACCGCGGGGCATGGTACGACGACAATCTCGCCGAATTACAGTCGCGACTTGGCGAGGTCGACACCAAGGCCGAGTATCTCGATGTTCGCGAGTGGCTCACCGAGACAGCCCCCACAGAATCCGACGAAAGCGATGGCTACGACCACGTTCCCGGATTGCTAACACAACTCTCGCGGGAGCCACGGTCACGGCCAGCCATCGAGATTGCGGACAAGCCGTTGGACGAACTGACGTTCGAGGACATCCAGCTCACCGACTACGACCCCGCCGACGGGATTCAGTTCTCGGTTGCAGAGTAA
- a CDS encoding ATPase: MKLLVAGDARVDAGKTTFAAGLLASLSDAVGFKPRAGNDYWFDHDDVVSAVNGGRLYGKDIATLTAAAVDSSDRELNEEQLNPVHRLWRPTPDRTGLLGEQGRTFLVDRVTTPEGPWFVVNGTAEDAGLLPDHLIEALPLDGAPRVRSVDGFNELMTNRYLPAFERVTDRITETEPAVVESYSDIALPVDGIEFDAVAVVGPTRAKIYDGQRYLKACAVASGSAREGQLEERVDRVVEMIEPLSTHDLQPLTGAERADPKRVASQYEPVYEALLEVALK, encoded by the coding sequence ATGAAACTGTTAGTCGCAGGTGACGCCCGTGTCGACGCTGGAAAAACGACGTTCGCCGCCGGCCTGCTCGCTTCGCTGTCGGATGCTGTTGGGTTTAAACCCCGTGCAGGCAACGACTACTGGTTTGACCACGACGACGTGGTCTCGGCAGTCAATGGGGGTCGACTCTACGGCAAGGATATTGCCACGCTCACGGCGGCGGCCGTCGACAGCAGCGACCGTGAACTCAACGAAGAACAACTCAATCCTGTCCACCGCCTCTGGCGGCCGACTCCCGACCGAACAGGGCTCCTCGGTGAGCAGGGTCGGACCTTTCTGGTCGACCGTGTAACGACACCTGAGGGGCCGTGGTTCGTTGTGAACGGCACCGCCGAGGACGCTGGACTACTCCCCGACCACCTAATTGAAGCTCTCCCACTGGATGGTGCCCCACGAGTCCGGAGCGTCGACGGCTTCAACGAACTCATGACCAACCGGTATCTCCCGGCTTTCGAGCGTGTTACCGACCGCATAACCGAGACTGAGCCTGCAGTAGTCGAATCCTACAGCGATATCGCGCTCCCCGTCGACGGCATCGAGTTCGATGCTGTTGCGGTCGTCGGGCCAACACGGGCGAAGATCTACGATGGTCAGCGGTATCTAAAAGCCTGTGCGGTCGCCAGTGGGAGTGCCCGCGAGGGACAGTTAGAGGAGCGCGTCGACCGCGTCGTCGAAATGATCGAGCCGCTGTCGACACACGACCTGCAGCCACTCACCGGCGCGGAACGCGCCGATCCCAAACGAGTTGCCAGCCAGTATGAGCCAGTCTATGAGGCTCTGCTGGAGGTGGCTCTCAAGTAA
- a CDS encoding DUF5827 family protein gives MPRPKDDFEELYPCDFYTPQELLDEELMYSVYEIARLLQGLEVDAEIDEGVEDILLDWAIPWIMRNSEELVIAEPPSDEEPGYYGLAPETVDEE, from the coding sequence ATGCCACGACCGAAAGACGATTTCGAGGAGCTGTATCCCTGTGATTTCTACACGCCACAGGAACTCCTCGATGAAGAACTGATGTACTCCGTCTACGAGATCGCCCGCCTACTGCAAGGACTGGAAGTCGACGCCGAAATCGACGAGGGCGTCGAAGACATCCTGCTGGACTGGGCGATCCCGTGGATCATGCGCAACTCCGAGGAACTCGTCATCGCCGAACCGCCGAGCGACGAGGAACCGGGCTACTACGGGCTCGCACCCGAGACTGTCGACGAGGAGTAG
- the sod gene encoding superoxide dismutase: MSYELDPLPYDYDALEPHIDEQILTWHHDTHHQGYVNGWNSAEETLAENRDNGDFSSSGGAIRNVTHNSSGHILHDLFWQNMSPEGGDEPSGALAERIEEDFGSYDAWKGEFEAAAKNASGWALLVYDSFSNQLRNVVVDKHDQGAIWGGHPILALDVWEHSYYYQFGPDRGGFIDAFFEVVDWDESDERYAQAVEAFE, encoded by the coding sequence ATGAGCTACGAATTAGATCCACTTCCATACGACTACGACGCCCTTGAGCCGCACATCGACGAACAGATCCTGACCTGGCACCACGACACCCACCATCAGGGCTACGTCAACGGCTGGAACTCGGCCGAAGAGACGCTGGCCGAGAACCGTGACAACGGCGACTTCAGCTCCAGTGGTGGAGCCATCCGGAACGTGACCCACAACTCCTCAGGACACATTCTCCACGACCTGTTCTGGCAGAACATGTCTCCAGAGGGCGGCGACGAGCCATCCGGTGCGCTCGCCGAGAGAATTGAAGAGGACTTCGGTTCGTACGATGCCTGGAAAGGCGAGTTCGAAGCCGCAGCCAAAAACGCCAGTGGCTGGGCGCTTCTCGTTTACGACTCGTTCTCGAACCAGCTTCGTAACGTCGTGGTCGACAAACACGACCAGGGCGCGATCTGGGGCGGCCACCCGATTCTCGCACTCGACGTCTGGGAGCACTCCTACTACTACCAGTTCGGACCCGACCGCGGTGGGTTCATCGACGCCTTCTTCGAAGTCGTCGACTGGGACGAATCCGACGAGCGCTACGCACAGGCTGTCGAGGCTTTCGAGTAA
- a CDS encoding superoxide dismutase, which produces MTYELPDLPYDYDALEPHIDSRIMELHHDKHHQGYVDGANAARDALEGMRDSEDFGDIKSVKRALAFHLSGHVNHTIFWENMHPDGGGEPGGELADHIEADFGSFEAFKSEFAAAAGGVEGSGWGLLCHDAASDELIIAAAENHQNQTPQATTPILVCDVWEHAYYLQYENNRGEYVDNFFEVIDWDDVAQRFEQCHGNTI; this is translated from the coding sequence ATGACGTACGAACTACCAGACCTCCCGTATGACTACGACGCACTCGAACCGCACATCGATTCGCGGATCATGGAACTCCACCACGACAAACACCATCAGGGCTATGTCGACGGCGCGAACGCCGCCAGAGACGCCCTCGAAGGGATGCGGGACAGCGAGGACTTCGGCGACATCAAGAGCGTCAAACGAGCCCTCGCGTTCCATCTGTCGGGCCACGTCAACCACACCATCTTCTGGGAGAACATGCATCCCGACGGTGGCGGCGAACCCGGGGGCGAGCTCGCCGACCATATCGAGGCGGACTTCGGCTCCTTCGAGGCGTTCAAATCTGAATTCGCAGCCGCCGCCGGTGGCGTCGAAGGCTCGGGCTGGGGGCTGTTGTGCCACGACGCTGCCAGCGACGAACTGATTATTGCGGCGGCCGAAAACCACCAGAACCAGACCCCGCAGGCGACCACGCCGATTCTCGTTTGTGACGTCTGGGAACACGCCTACTACCTCCAGTACGAGAACAACCGCGGCGAGTACGTCGACAACTTCTTCGAGGTCATCGACTGGGATGACGTCGCCCAGCGGTTCGAGCAGTGTCACGGGAACACGATCTAA
- a CDS encoding cryptochrome/photolyase family protein has translation MQLHWHRRDLRGADNRALAAAARAVAAADGTAANVDGGVISLFVFDESVLAHAGAPRVDYLLDALAELREWYRERGGELLIRHGDPREVVPEVAQAIEADRVVWNRDYSGLTRQRDSAVRQALNEVDIPRDSFHDAICHEPGSITTNQGDPYSVFTYFGRKWQGREKDDPYPDPDTDLLVDSDTAGVEAGSLPTLDELGFEKPEADLLTAGSEAAQKRLEAFCEDGIYRYEEDRDYPTQESTSRLSADLKYGTIGIREVYWTTENAREDASEAEIESIEEFQSQLAWREFYTHVLWFHPNVVSENYKEYDNEIEWETNEEHLQAWKDGKTGYPIVDAGMRQLRAEGFMHNRVRMIVAAFLTKDLLIDWREGYDWFREKLVDHDTANDNGGWQWAASTGTDAQPYFRIFNPMTQGERYDADAEYIKEYVDELEDTDPQIIHDWHEASLTQRRNAAPEYPDPIVDHSERREEAIAMFEAARGD, from the coding sequence ATGCAACTCCACTGGCACCGACGGGACCTACGTGGCGCGGACAATCGGGCACTGGCGGCCGCGGCTAGGGCGGTCGCTGCGGCCGACGGGACCGCTGCCAATGTGGACGGTGGTGTCATCTCGCTTTTCGTCTTCGATGAGTCGGTGCTTGCACATGCCGGAGCTCCGCGCGTCGACTATCTCTTGGACGCACTAGCCGAACTCCGTGAATGGTACCGCGAGCGCGGCGGCGAACTCCTGATTCGTCACGGCGATCCGCGAGAGGTCGTCCCCGAGGTTGCCCAAGCGATTGAGGCCGACCGCGTCGTCTGGAACCGCGACTACTCCGGGCTCACTCGCCAGCGTGATTCGGCGGTCCGACAGGCTCTCAACGAAGTCGACATCCCCCGCGACTCGTTCCACGACGCCATCTGCCATGAACCCGGATCAATCACAACCAACCAAGGCGACCCCTACTCGGTGTTTACGTACTTCGGTCGCAAGTGGCAGGGCCGCGAGAAAGACGATCCCTATCCAGATCCTGACACCGATCTGCTCGTCGACAGCGACACCGCAGGCGTCGAGGCTGGCTCGCTTCCGACGCTCGACGAGCTGGGATTCGAGAAGCCGGAGGCCGATCTGTTGACTGCTGGCAGCGAGGCAGCCCAGAAGCGACTCGAAGCGTTCTGTGAGGACGGCATCTATCGCTACGAGGAAGACCGGGACTACCCGACGCAGGAGTCGACCTCGCGGCTCTCGGCGGACCTCAAATACGGCACCATCGGCATCCGCGAAGTCTACTGGACGACAGAGAATGCACGCGAGGACGCCAGCGAAGCTGAAATCGAATCTATCGAGGAGTTCCAGTCCCAACTCGCGTGGCGCGAGTTCTACACTCACGTGCTGTGGTTCCACCCCAATGTCGTCTCGGAGAATTACAAGGAGTACGACAACGAAATCGAGTGGGAAACCAATGAGGAGCATCTGCAGGCGTGGAAAGACGGGAAGACGGGGTATCCAATCGTCGACGCCGGAATGCGCCAACTCCGCGCTGAGGGATTTATGCACAACCGAGTCAGAATGATCGTCGCCGCCTTTCTGACGAAGGACCTGCTGATCGACTGGCGTGAGGGCTATGACTGGTTCAGAGAGAAACTGGTCGACCACGACACCGCCAACGACAACGGTGGCTGGCAGTGGGCCGCCTCAACCGGCACCGACGCCCAGCCCTACTTCCGGATTTTTAATCCTATGACACAGGGTGAACGCTACGATGCCGACGCCGAGTATATAAAAGAGTACGTCGACGAACTGGAAGATACCGACCCACAGATCATCCACGACTGGCACGAGGCATCACTGACCCAGCGGCGCAACGCGGCTCCGGAGTATCCCGATCCGATTGTCGACCACAGCGAGCGACGCGAGGAAGCGATAGCGATGTTCGAGGCCGCCCGCGGCGACTGA
- a CDS encoding 6-hydroxymethylpterin diphosphokinase MptE-like protein, protein MSFPAWEPIYEAICSDLGFDRSADETARDVAGELAQPFDHSRLSHLDGATVAVVGAAPSLSTDLAGFDPTAVDAIVAASTAADVLADHGIEVDLMVTDLDKNVDTARRLTHGETPVAAHAHGDNIPTLREWLPEFDSEWTLVTTQAEPRGPVENFGGFTDGDRAAFIADAFGAADLEFLGWAFDDPSVDPLKARKLRWAEQLLYWLERRRGERFGLLDGRRDSLAEDPSMFSTNKPK, encoded by the coding sequence GTGAGCTTTCCAGCGTGGGAACCGATCTACGAGGCGATTTGTTCGGATCTCGGCTTCGACCGCTCGGCCGACGAAACTGCGCGAGACGTGGCTGGCGAACTGGCCCAGCCGTTCGACCACAGTCGACTCTCTCATCTCGATGGAGCCACCGTCGCCGTCGTCGGTGCTGCACCCTCACTGTCGACCGACCTCGCGGGGTTCGATCCGACGGCTGTCGACGCTATCGTTGCCGCCTCGACGGCGGCCGATGTGTTGGCCGACCACGGTATCGAGGTCGACCTGATGGTGACCGATCTGGACAAAAACGTCGACACGGCCCGCAGGTTGACTCACGGTGAGACGCCAGTCGCGGCCCACGCCCACGGGGACAATATTCCCACCCTCCGCGAGTGGCTGCCGGAGTTCGATTCCGAGTGGACGCTCGTGACCACGCAGGCCGAGCCACGCGGCCCTGTCGAGAACTTCGGCGGGTTCACTGATGGCGACCGGGCAGCGTTTATCGCCGATGCGTTCGGCGCGGCCGACCTCGAATTTCTCGGCTGGGCGTTCGACGATCCCTCGGTCGACCCACTGAAGGCACGCAAACTCCGGTGGGCCGAACAACTGCTCTACTGGCTCGAACGCCGACGTGGCGAGCGGTTCGGCCTCTTGGATGGTCGACGCGACTCGCTGGCCGAAGACCCGTCGATGTTTTCGACAAATAAACCGAAATGA